Proteins encoded within one genomic window of Camelina sativa cultivar DH55 chromosome 19, Cs, whole genome shotgun sequence:
- the LOC104766028 gene encoding uncharacterized protein LOC104766028, with the protein MSVKKQALEGKNNGSHKSSHYYRCLSFSFMESSTEEKKKPLSLNRMDSKKLKVEIVKWAKRVAGYARQLSSRKQD; encoded by the coding sequence ATGTCTGTGAAGAAACAGGCTTTAGAGGGTAAGAACAATGGAAGCCACAAGTCGAGTCATTATTATCGATGTTTGTCGTTCTCGTTCATGGAGTCATCAacggaagagaagaagaaaccattgtcGTTGAATCGTATGGATTCCAAAAAGCTCAAGGTAGAGATCGTCAAGTGGGCTAAGCGTGTTGCGGGTTATGCTCGTCAACTTAGCTCGAGGAAACAAGATTAA